From Diospyros lotus cultivar Yz01 chromosome 4, ASM1463336v1, whole genome shotgun sequence, a single genomic window includes:
- the LOC127798795 gene encoding uncharacterized protein LOC127798795, whose protein sequence is MAAAKGTFLDHVTKESSDVKRLAQFYQEILGFEQIESPNFPDVETIWLKLPPSFYLHLIQRYPASRLPEGPWRASESAVADPKNLPTGHHMCFTVPNFDFAVQTLKVTVWKLQAL, encoded by the exons ATGGCGGCCGCCAAGGGGACGTTCCTCGACCACGTCACCAAAGAGTCATCGGACGTCAAGCGTCTTGCTCAATTCTACCAGGAG ATACTTGGATTCGAGCAGATAGAGAGCCCCAACTTTCCTGATGTCGAAACGATATGGCTGAAACTCCCGCCTTCTTTCTACCTCCACCTGATCCAGCGGTATCCGGCGTCGCGGCTCCCGGAAGGGCCGTGGAGAGCCTCCGAATCGGCCGTCGCCGACCCCAAGAACCTCCCCACAGGACACCACATGTGCTTCACGGTCCCCAACTTCGATTTCGCCGTTCAAACCCTCAAG GTAACGGTCTGGAAATTGCAAGCCCTCTAG
- the LOC127798794 gene encoding late embryogenesis abundant protein D-34-like, with protein MSKEQPRRPQPESVKYGDVFEVSGDLANKPIAPQDAAMMQSAETRVIGRTQKGGPAAVMESAAMVNERAGVVGHGDVTDVAGDRGVAVTATNYPGARIVTEAVAGQVVGRNYQPTPVQKNPAAASVEAQMTIGEALEAAAYTAGDRPVDQSDAAAIQAAEVRATGTNVITPGGVAALAQSAASINASLNREEDKIKLTDVLRGAIERLPADKAATREDAEGVVSAEVRNKPDLTTRPGGVAASVAAAARLNKGGAI; from the exons ATGAGCAAGGAACAGCCACGTCGGCCCCAACCAGAGTCGGTGAAGTATGGCGACGTCTTCGAAGTCTCCGGCGACCTCGCCAACAAGCCAATCGCGCCGCAAGATGCTGCCATGATGCAGAGTGCTGAAACCAGAGTTATTGGGCGGACGCAGAAGGGCGGACCGGCTGCCGTCATGGAGTCGGCAGCGATGGTCAACGAGAGAGCTGGTGTTGTTGGCCATGGCGATGTCACGGACGTCGCCGGAGACAGGGGTGTCGCCGTCACCGCCACCAACTACCCCGGTGCCCGCATTGTTACGGAGGCAGTTGCCGGACAG GTTGTAGGGCGAAACTACCAGCCTACGCCAGTACAGAAAAACCCGGCGGCAGCCTCTGTCGAGGCTCAGATGACCATAGGCGAGGCACTGGAAGCCGCGGCTTACACAGCCGGTGACAGGCCGGTGGACCAGAGCGACGCCGCTGCCATCCAGGCAGCAGAGGTGAGAGCCACTGGCACAAACGTTATAACCCCTGGCGGAGTAGCGGCTTTGGCACAGTCGGCGGCTTCCATCAACGCCAGTCTGAACCGTGAGGAGGACAAGATCAAGCTCACCGATGTTCTCCGG GGTGCAATTGAGAGGCTGCCGGCGGACAAGGCGGCGACGAGGGAGGATGCGGAGGGGGTGGTGAGTGCGGAGGTGAGGAACAAACCCGACTTGACGACGCGTCCCGGCGGAGTGGCTGCGTCGGTGGCGGCAGCCGCCAGACTGAATAAAGGTGGAGCTATCTGA
- the LOC127800350 gene encoding transcription repressor OFP12, translated as MSSIFWRNFYFCFSKFKCPSAALPPPQEDHGLQPDATTTRLVKNFNSLYYPTPDSNSKSLASSSDFFSSSEDSDDADSSPDFATIFASHRFFFSSPGLSNSIIDSTDSPREPAGRALVPGGIAVQTYSPDPYQDFRRSMQEMIESRRIIDVAADWDYLHELLNCYLTLNPKHTHKFIIHAFSDLLVTLMSSATTIDSHRKARNLQRLL; from the coding sequence ATGTCCAGCATCTTCTGGAGAAACTTCTACTTCTGCTTCTCTAAATTCAAATGCCCCTCCGCCGCTCTACCGCCGCCGCAGGAAGATCACGGCCTTCAACCGGATGCCACAACCACCCGGCTTGTCAAGAACTTCAACTCTCTCTACTACCCAACTCCCGACTCCAACTCCAAATCCCTCGCCTCCTCCTCCgacttcttctcctcctccgaAGACTCCGACGACGCCGACTCTTCTCCTGATTTCGCCACCATCTTCGCCTCCCAccgcttcttcttctcctcccctGGCCTTTCCAACTCCATCATCGATTCCACCGACTCCCCGAGGGAGCCGGCCGGCCGAGCCCTGGTACCCGGAGGAATCGCCGTTCAGACGTACTCCCCAGACCCGTATCAGGATTTCCGGCGATCAATGCAGGAGATGATCGAATCACGCCGGATAATCGACGTGGCCGCCGATTGGGATTACTTGCATGAACTCCTCAATTGTTACCTCACGCTAAATCCTAAACACACGCACAAGTTCATCATCCACGCCTTCTCCGATCTTCTCGTCACCCTCATGTCATCGGCGACCACCATAGACAGCCACCGGAAAGCTCGAAACTTGCAAAGACTCTTGTAA
- the LOC127798837 gene encoding preprotein translocase subunit SECE1 yields MAIQISFGSPILSYPPKPYSNIRIKSTSISTKPSKITISTRTRTTPFTIRATAAGEEEKEEKPQRTDNSVAEPRPVITQQGTPNEPPPPQQQQSASTEIGGISELGSEIKKAMKEREKEEESLWSGVAKEIREIEWPAFGKVLGTTGVVLGVIAGSSVVLLTVNAILAELSDRVFAGKGVQDFFG; encoded by the coding sequence ATGGCGATACAAATCTCCTTTGGATCTCCGATTTTGTCATACCCACCAAAACCCTATTCTAACATACGAATCAAATCCACTTCCATTTCCACCAAGCCCTCTAAGATCACCATATCCACCAGGACAAGAACCACCCCCTTCACCATCAGAGCAACCgccgccggagaagaagaaaaagaagaaaagcctCAACGCACTGACAACAGCGTCGCTGAGCCCCGACCTGTTATTACCCAACAAGGCACTCCCAACGAGCCGCCGCCGCCGCAGCAGCAGCAGTCCGCAAGCACCGAAATCGGCGGCATCTCGGAGTTGGGTTCAGAGATAAAGAAGGCGATGAAGGAGAGGGAAAAGGAGGAGGAGAGTTTGTGGAGCGGCGTGGCGAAGGAGATAAGGGAAATCGAATGGCCCGCCTTCGGGAAGGTCCTGGGGACCACCGGCGTGGTGCTGGGAGTCATCGCCGGTTCCAGCGTTGTTTTGCTCACCGTCAACGCCATTTTGGCCGAGCTCTCGGACCGGGTCTTCGCCGGAAAAGGCGTTCAGGACTTTTTTGGGTAA
- the LOC127798838 gene encoding prefoldin subunit 2 gives MAGNAEVEGKEPINEQAVANIYGAMRTELNQIYSKITELEMEVSEHTLVINAIKPLDPSRRCYRMIGGVLVERTIREVLPAVQRNKEGLDEVITRLNEALEKKKKEIAEFEAKYKIRIRKSDGEVKDDGGKKEGSAQGVLVGPAGSDK, from the coding sequence ATGGCTGGTAATGCTGAAGTTGAAGGTAAGGAACCAATTAATGAGCAAGCAGTTGCCAACATATATGGTGCAATGAGGACTGAACTCAACCAAATATACTCCAAGATCACTGAACTAGAGATGGAAGTAAGTGAGCACACATTGGTAATCAATGCCATCAAACCACTCGATCCATCACGGCGGTGCTACAGGATGATTGGAGGTGTCTTGGTGGAGAGGACAATCAGAGAGGTCTTGCCAGCTGTTCAGCGCAACAAGGAAGGTCTCGACGAGGTAATTACTCGGCTTAATGAGGccttggaaaagaagaagaaggaaattgcCGAGTTTGAAGCTAAATACAAAATTAGGATTAGAAAATCTGATGGTGAAGTGAAGGATGACGGTGGCAAAAAGGAAGGTTCTGCACAGGGAGTTCTTGTTGGCCCTGCAGGCTCTGACAAATGA